One genomic region from Streptomyces sp. NBC_00582 encodes:
- a CDS encoding SMI1/KNR4 family protein: MTETIIGDRRFPPALAEVATADFPYDDGEGFDFEPYDAFDPAEETTDWIRDWTGNDALDGEAYRVFGQDGTGGLAALWLVRPGLPLTEQPVVFLGSEGEVGVVAGNLSDFLWVLADGYGPMEAAIHPDRDVRPRPELAALAARHATTPRRPARVVIEEAKAEFPTFEDDLFALCR, translated from the coding sequence ATGACCGAGACGATCATTGGCGACCGCCGCTTCCCGCCCGCCCTGGCCGAGGTGGCCACGGCGGACTTCCCCTACGACGACGGCGAGGGCTTCGACTTCGAGCCGTACGACGCCTTCGACCCCGCCGAGGAGACCACGGACTGGATCCGCGACTGGACCGGCAACGACGCACTCGACGGCGAGGCCTACCGGGTCTTCGGACAGGACGGTACGGGCGGACTCGCCGCCCTGTGGCTGGTGCGCCCGGGGCTGCCGCTGACCGAGCAGCCGGTGGTCTTCCTCGGTTCGGAGGGCGAGGTCGGGGTGGTGGCGGGGAACCTGTCGGACTTCCTGTGGGTCCTCGCCGACGGCTACGGGCCGATGGAGGCCGCGATCCACCCCGACCGCGACGTCCGCCCCCGGCCGGAACTCGCCGCACTGGCCGCACGGCACGCCACCACCCCGCGCCGGCCCGCCCGGGTCGTCATCGAGGAGGCGAAGGCCGAGTTCCCGACGTTCGAGGACGATCTGTTCGCGCTGTGCCGGTGA
- a CDS encoding SCO6745 family protein has translation MGDTVARALWERFEPIHGLVYFTPEVRRAADDLGLRGYWMGYFALRAAPLGPAPASVVTSCFYVFHPDRVSRALPDAWGYADPAAVLAARARAVGAAMSSLYGPEVLASDDLAEAADLAWAAAEAADTAGRVLGAANQALARPAEPHLRLWQALTTLREHRGDGHVAVLVAHGVGPVEAMVLKCAAGESREEFQRQTRKWDLEPWQAARGRLWERGWLDEDGHLTKEGAVAHTEMEAATDAAATQPWTALGADPTTRLTHLLEPLARTVLDSGIIPPANPVGLTAGSWAAVPRP, from the coding sequence GTGGGGGACACCGTCGCACGGGCCCTGTGGGAGCGGTTCGAACCGATCCACGGTCTGGTCTACTTCACCCCCGAGGTACGCCGGGCCGCCGACGACCTCGGCCTGCGCGGCTACTGGATGGGCTACTTCGCCCTGCGCGCGGCCCCCCTAGGCCCCGCGCCCGCCTCGGTGGTCACGAGCTGCTTCTACGTCTTCCACCCCGACCGCGTCTCCCGCGCCCTGCCGGACGCGTGGGGGTACGCCGACCCGGCAGCCGTGCTCGCGGCCCGCGCGCGGGCCGTCGGCGCCGCCATGAGCAGCCTCTACGGCCCGGAGGTCCTCGCCTCCGACGACCTGGCCGAGGCGGCCGACCTGGCCTGGGCGGCGGCCGAGGCCGCGGACACGGCGGGGCGGGTGCTCGGCGCCGCCAACCAGGCCCTCGCCCGCCCGGCCGAGCCGCACCTCAGGCTCTGGCAGGCGCTGACCACCCTGCGCGAACACCGAGGGGACGGCCATGTCGCCGTCCTCGTCGCCCACGGGGTGGGCCCGGTCGAGGCGATGGTGCTGAAGTGCGCGGCGGGGGAGTCGCGGGAGGAGTTCCAGCGGCAGACCCGCAAGTGGGACCTCGAACCGTGGCAGGCGGCGCGGGGGCGGCTGTGGGAACGCGGCTGGCTCGACGAGGACGGGCACCTCACCAAGGAGGGGGCGGTCGCCCACACGGAGATGGAGGCCGCCACGGATGCAGCGGCCACCCAGCCCTGGACCGCCCTCGGCGCCGACCCCACCACCCGCCTCACCCACCTGCTCGAACCCCTGGCCCGGACGGTCCTGGACTCGGGGATCATCCCGCCCGCCAATCCGGTCGGGCTCACCGCGGGCTCGTGGGCAGCCGTGCCTCGACCGTGA
- a CDS encoding sigma-70 family RNA polymerase sigma factor gives MAGEESRGHAPVALTEEQAERMLAEINEVIRAGEEMRELRAEMIQVFAGLGWTQDTIARLAGMSQPAVSKQMTKHKDGPPAPLEFTLDQPDVPWLEGRLWGLADEISALLDGAAHCTRHLDALARGRKRFTPQNVDTLRRLVEADLRGGATELPAEFRAAYDTISRGLDLPGKGEPPTASASVRRTLARRLQRDRLRGD, from the coding sequence GTGGCAGGTGAGGAGAGCAGGGGGCACGCCCCCGTGGCGCTGACCGAGGAGCAGGCCGAGCGGATGCTGGCCGAGATCAACGAGGTCATCCGCGCGGGCGAGGAGATGCGTGAGCTGCGCGCCGAGATGATCCAGGTGTTCGCCGGCCTCGGCTGGACGCAGGACACCATCGCCCGGCTCGCCGGGATGAGCCAGCCGGCCGTGTCCAAGCAGATGACGAAGCACAAAGACGGACCGCCGGCCCCGCTGGAGTTCACCCTCGACCAGCCCGACGTCCCGTGGCTCGAAGGACGCCTGTGGGGCCTGGCCGACGAGATCTCCGCACTCCTCGACGGCGCCGCCCACTGCACGCGGCATCTCGACGCCCTCGCCCGGGGCAGGAAGCGCTTCACCCCGCAGAACGTCGACACACTGAGGCGTCTCGTCGAGGCCGATCTGCGAGGGGGCGCGACCGAGCTGCCCGCCGAGTTCCGGGCCGCGTACGACACGATCAGCCGTGGACTCGACCTCCCGGGCAAGGGCGAGCCCCCCACCGCCTCGGCTTCGGTGCGCCGCACCCTGGCCCGAAGGCTCCAGCGCGACCGGCTGCGCGGCGACTGA
- a CDS encoding ATP-grasp domain-containing protein — translation MSRPSIALIADPTSPEGCRDYLADAVELLTGAPPVRIDSRHFATGGRGRGVPEGGRLRLQVPEERLDFVPDVVLLYEIPPHRRRDLAAFQELLETHDVVTLGTGAEAWRTATEKNLTVARFHRDGVAQMETVVLSTPSVWEAADVFDRLGGDTWARPVVGTGGDDTFHVTTPELLEYATAYYAEHGTDWMLSRDAGNVTADGLRHQFRVFVLGGQVVHAREHLQPEPDTPCNTCRGATPVHIDPPDLPPRLTELAVAATASVGLPFAGVDLAIENGGVVFEVNVQPAFVDGRIEVEKVAVPYVQAHLDAFELARGGPSRGLTASA, via the coding sequence GTGTCCCGACCGAGCATCGCCCTGATCGCCGATCCCACCTCGCCCGAAGGCTGCCGTGACTACCTGGCCGACGCGGTGGAACTGCTCACCGGCGCACCGCCCGTCCGCATCGACTCCCGGCACTTCGCGACCGGCGGCCGCGGCCGGGGCGTCCCCGAGGGGGGCCGGTTACGGCTCCAGGTCCCCGAGGAGCGGCTGGACTTCGTCCCCGACGTCGTCCTGCTCTACGAGATCCCCCCGCATCGCCGGCGCGACCTCGCCGCCTTTCAGGAGCTGCTGGAGACCCACGACGTGGTGACCCTGGGCACCGGGGCCGAGGCCTGGCGGACGGCGACGGAGAAGAACCTCACCGTCGCCCGCTTCCACCGCGACGGCGTCGCCCAGATGGAGACCGTCGTCCTGTCCACTCCCTCGGTCTGGGAGGCGGCCGACGTGTTCGACCGGCTCGGCGGCGACACCTGGGCCCGGCCCGTCGTCGGCACCGGCGGCGACGACACCTTCCATGTCACCACCCCCGAGCTGCTGGAGTACGCCACCGCCTACTACGCCGAGCACGGCACCGACTGGATGCTCTCCCGCGACGCCGGCAACGTCACCGCCGACGGGCTGCGCCACCAGTTCCGGGTCTTCGTCCTCGGCGGGCAGGTCGTGCACGCCCGCGAGCACCTCCAGCCGGAACCCGACACCCCCTGCAACACCTGCCGGGGCGCCACCCCCGTCCACATCGACCCGCCGGACCTGCCGCCGCGTCTGACCGAGCTCGCGGTCGCCGCGACGGCCTCGGTCGGGTTGCCGTTCGCCGGCGTCGACCTGGCGATCGAGAACGGCGGGGTCGTCTTCGAGGTCAACGTCCAGCCCGCCTTCGTCGACGGGCGGATCGAGGTGGAGAAGGTGGCCGTGCCGTACGTCCAGGCCCATCTGGACGCCTTCGAACTGGCTCGCGGCGGCCCCTCGCGGGGGCTCACAGCCTCAGCGTGA
- a CDS encoding glycosyl hydrolase 115 family protein — protein MRGLAATGVAPLLPVVSAASRATASSHRPDFALVRDGIAVALHVDTADDPAVLRVAGDLQADVERVTGVRPELRDTLPDRATALVLIGTLGSSPLIDRLVAQGRLDVSRVKGRWEASVTQVVDRPAPGVERALVIAGSDRRGTVYGVYDTSERIGVTPWYWWADVPVERRDSVAVPAGPFVRPEPAVRYRGVFINDEQNLTTWSHRTQEPDKNIGPQTYKRVFELLLRLKANYLWPAMHPYSDFFNEYRENPELADRFGVVVGSSHPEALLRNGVHEWAPWAEEHRGADGSLPVYDYTVNPAVISAYWRARARENAAYESSWTIGMRGLHDTALETKNATTIPEKVAVMNDILADQRRILAEEVGAAAEPQIFIPYKEVLDLYNAGVEVPDDVTLIWPDDNHGNMRQLPNDAERARAGGNGIYYHLSYWGRPRSYLWLDTTPLAKVWQELRRVYEHGVDRMWIFNVGDVKSIETGLSFCMDLAWDVDRWGADDVEGFLVEWYGRQFGRRHAPEIAAIRGEYYRLAAERRPEFIDRNVFSVVHHGDEAGRRMAACERLLERVRAVGAELPDTYRDAYYELVEYPVHGAYLMQLKYYWADRNALAVRQGRGAGANRFADLAEAAHTAEAALTARYNAQVAGGKWDGYINPYPSQIPKAPGRPAVTRVPRQETSGLGVAAEGNETGADRPLSLSSVTRGRRFVDVFNTGFLPLTWTAEADRPWVRLSATGGSLTEQTRVWVEVDWSQAPEGALDATVVVTGADRRFEVPLRVVNDGGRARRRARGFVEADGWVSIDAVHTERRVARGGARWRTVRGLGRRTGAVEAVPSTAAPVTGEYPVRAPELRYRVRFTSTGDFPVTVFRLPSLDERGARRLAVGLDDQPVTVLTGQNIATGNRGDAWARNVEEGVEKLTATVTVAEPGEHVLRIFMVDPGIAVDQIVIDTGGVPAAAGLAPPESYHPVFNPEPDTGAGTAAPDQ, from the coding sequence CTGCGGGGCCTCGCGGCCACCGGGGTCGCCCCCTTGCTCCCCGTCGTGTCGGCGGCGTCCCGGGCGACCGCCTCGTCTCACCGCCCGGACTTCGCCCTCGTCCGGGACGGGATCGCCGTCGCCCTCCATGTCGACACGGCCGACGATCCCGCTGTGCTCCGCGTCGCCGGCGATCTCCAGGCGGACGTGGAGCGGGTGACCGGTGTCCGCCCGGAACTGCGGGACACCCTCCCGGACCGGGCCACCGCCCTCGTCCTGATCGGCACGCTCGGCTCCAGCCCGCTCATCGACCGGCTCGTGGCGCAGGGGCGGCTGGACGTCTCCCGGGTGAAGGGCCGCTGGGAGGCCTCGGTCACCCAGGTCGTCGACCGGCCGGCACCCGGCGTGGAACGCGCCCTGGTGATCGCGGGCAGCGACCGGCGCGGCACCGTCTACGGCGTGTACGACACCTCGGAGCGCATCGGTGTCACGCCCTGGTACTGGTGGGCGGACGTACCGGTCGAGCGGCGGGACTCGGTGGCCGTGCCCGCGGGCCCGTTCGTGCGGCCGGAGCCGGCGGTCCGCTACCGGGGTGTCTTCATCAACGACGAGCAGAATCTGACCACGTGGTCGCACCGCACCCAGGAACCGGACAAGAACATCGGCCCGCAGACGTACAAGCGCGTCTTCGAGCTGCTGCTGCGCCTGAAGGCCAACTACCTGTGGCCGGCGATGCATCCGTACTCGGACTTCTTCAACGAGTACCGCGAGAACCCCGAACTCGCCGACCGCTTCGGCGTCGTCGTGGGTTCCAGCCACCCCGAGGCGCTGCTGCGCAACGGGGTCCACGAGTGGGCGCCCTGGGCGGAGGAGCACCGGGGCGCGGACGGGAGCCTGCCGGTCTACGACTACACCGTCAACCCGGCTGTCATCTCCGCCTACTGGAGGGCGCGGGCCCGGGAGAACGCGGCGTACGAGAGCAGTTGGACGATCGGGATGCGCGGGCTGCACGACACCGCGCTGGAGACGAAGAACGCCACGACGATCCCGGAGAAGGTCGCGGTGATGAACGACATCCTCGCCGACCAGCGCCGAATCCTCGCGGAGGAGGTCGGCGCGGCGGCCGAGCCGCAGATCTTCATCCCGTACAAGGAGGTCCTGGACCTGTACAACGCGGGGGTCGAGGTCCCCGACGACGTGACGCTGATCTGGCCGGACGACAACCACGGCAACATGCGCCAGTTGCCGAACGACGCGGAGCGCGCCCGGGCGGGCGGGAACGGGATCTACTACCACCTCTCCTACTGGGGCCGCCCGCGCAGCTATCTCTGGCTGGACACCACCCCACTCGCCAAGGTGTGGCAGGAGTTGCGGCGGGTGTACGAGCACGGCGTGGACCGGATGTGGATCTTCAACGTCGGTGACGTGAAGTCGATCGAGACCGGTCTGTCGTTCTGCATGGACCTGGCCTGGGACGTGGACCGGTGGGGCGCCGACGACGTCGAGGGCTTCCTGGTGGAGTGGTACGGGCGGCAGTTCGGGCGGCGGCACGCGCCGGAGATCGCCGCGATCCGCGGCGAGTACTACCGGCTGGCGGCCGAGCGCAGACCGGAGTTCATCGACCGGAACGTCTTCTCCGTGGTCCACCACGGGGACGAGGCGGGACGTCGGATGGCCGCCTGCGAACGGCTGCTGGAGCGGGTACGGGCGGTCGGCGCCGAACTGCCGGACACGTACCGGGACGCCTACTACGAGTTGGTCGAATATCCGGTGCACGGCGCCTACCTGATGCAGCTGAAGTACTACTGGGCGGACCGCAACGCGCTCGCGGTGCGGCAGGGCCGGGGGGCCGGGGCCAACCGCTTCGCGGATCTCGCCGAGGCCGCGCACACCGCGGAGGCCGCGCTCACCGCGCGGTACAACGCGCAGGTGGCGGGCGGGAAGTGGGACGGTTACATCAACCCCTACCCCTCGCAGATCCCCAAGGCGCCGGGGCGTCCGGCCGTCACCCGGGTGCCCCGGCAGGAGACCTCCGGCCTCGGCGTGGCCGCCGAGGGGAACGAGACCGGCGCGGACCGTCCGCTCTCCCTCTCCTCCGTCACCCGCGGGCGCCGTTTCGTGGACGTCTTCAACACCGGTTTCCTGCCGCTCACGTGGACGGCCGAGGCCGACCGCCCCTGGGTGAGGCTGAGTGCGACCGGCGGCTCCCTCACCGAGCAGACCCGGGTGTGGGTCGAGGTCGACTGGTCACAGGCCCCCGAGGGCGCCCTCGACGCCACGGTGGTCGTCACGGGTGCCGATCGGCGGTTCGAGGTGCCGTTGCGGGTGGTCAACGACGGGGGGAGGGCCCGGCGCAGGGCGCGTGGGTTCGTGGAGGCCGACGGCTGGGTCTCGATCGACGCGGTGCACACCGAGCGCCGGGTGGCGCGGGGCGGGGCCCGCTGGCGGACCGTACGCGGTCTCGGACGTCGTACGGGGGCGGTGGAGGCGGTGCCGTCGACAGCGGCGCCTGTCACCGGGGAGTACCCCGTCCGGGCTCCCGAGCTGCGCTACCGGGTGCGTTTCACGAGCACCGGCGACTTCCCGGTCACCGTCTTCCGGCTCCCCTCGCTCGACGAGCGCGGCGCGCGGCGGCTGGCCGTGGGCCTCGACGACCAGCCGGTGACCGTGCTGACGGGGCAGAACATCGCCACCGGCAACCGCGGGGACGCCTGGGCGCGCAATGTCGAGGAGGGCGTCGAGAAGCTGACCGCCACGGTGACGGTCGCGGAGCCCGGTGAGCATGTCCTGCGGATCTTCATGGTCGATCCGGGGATCGCCGTGGATCAGATCGTCATCGACACGGGCGGGGTGCCGGCCGCCGCTGGTCTCGCGCCGCCGGAGAGCTACCACCCGGTGTTCAACCCCGAGCCGGACACCGGGGCCGGCACGGCGGCGCCCGACCAGTAG
- a CDS encoding phosphoketolase family protein: protein MPVEPQQSSARLTDDELRTLHAHWRAANYLSVGQIYLMANPLLSEPLRPEHVKPRLLGHWGTSPGLNLVYTHLNRVIRNRDLNALCVWGPGHGGPAVVANSWLEGSYTETYPDVTQDAAGMARLFRQFSFPGGIPSHVAPETPGSIHEGGELGYCLSHAYGAALDNPGLLVACVIGDGEAETGPLAASWHSNKFLDPVHDGAVLPILHLNGYKIANPTVLARIPEPELDELLRGYGHDPIHVTGDEPYAVHRAMAQAMDTALDRIAALQRAARVEGAGERPRWPVIVLRTPKGWTGPAHVDRLPVEGTWRAHQVPLSAVRDNPAHLRQLEAWLRSYRPEELFDAHGAPRLDVLAWIPEGTRRLGATPHANGGLLLRELPLPALDSYAVPVDKPGTTLHEPTRVLGQLLEDVMRSTARRRDFRLVGPDETASNRLQAVYGASGKAWQAQTLQVDEHLDRHGRVMEILSEHTCQGWLEGYLLTGRHGLFSCYEAFVHIVDSMVNQHIKWLRVTRRLPWRASIASLNYLLTSHVWRQDHNGFSHQDPGFVDHILNKSPEAVRVYLPPDANTLLSVADHALRSRDYVNVIVAGKQPCFDWLSMDAARAHCARGAGIWDWAGSENGSREPDVVLACAGDVPTQEVLAAAQLLRRNLPELAVRVVNVVDIARLMPGDEHPHGMSDFEYDGLFTADKPVIFAYHGYPWLIHRLAYSRAGHGNLHVRGYREIGTTTTPFDMVVRNDLDRYRLVMDVIDRVPGLAVRAAAVRQRMADARLRHHDWIRAHGTDLPEVADWSWDG from the coding sequence ATGCCCGTCGAACCGCAGCAGTCCTCCGCCCGGCTCACCGACGACGAGCTCAGGACACTGCACGCGCACTGGCGCGCCGCGAACTACCTGTCCGTGGGGCAGATCTACCTCATGGCCAACCCGCTGCTCAGCGAGCCGCTGCGCCCCGAGCACGTCAAGCCGCGGCTGCTCGGCCACTGGGGCACCTCACCCGGACTCAACCTCGTGTACACCCATCTCAACCGGGTGATCCGCAACCGCGACCTGAACGCCCTGTGCGTCTGGGGACCCGGGCACGGCGGTCCGGCGGTGGTCGCCAACTCCTGGCTGGAGGGCTCGTACACCGAGACCTACCCCGACGTCACCCAGGACGCGGCCGGCATGGCCCGGCTGTTCCGGCAGTTCTCCTTCCCCGGCGGCATCCCAAGCCACGTCGCCCCCGAGACACCCGGCTCGATCCACGAGGGCGGCGAACTCGGCTACTGCCTCTCCCACGCCTACGGCGCCGCGCTCGACAACCCCGGCCTGCTGGTCGCCTGTGTGATCGGCGACGGGGAGGCGGAGACCGGACCGCTGGCCGCCTCCTGGCACTCCAACAAGTTCCTCGACCCCGTCCACGACGGCGCGGTCCTGCCGATCCTGCACCTCAACGGCTACAAGATCGCCAACCCGACGGTGCTGGCCCGTATCCCCGAGCCGGAACTCGACGAACTGCTGCGCGGCTACGGCCACGACCCCATCCACGTCACCGGCGACGAGCCGTACGCCGTCCACCGCGCGATGGCGCAGGCCATGGACACCGCCCTGGACCGCATCGCCGCCCTGCAGCGCGCCGCCCGCGTCGAGGGCGCCGGGGAACGGCCGCGCTGGCCCGTGATCGTGCTGCGCACCCCCAAGGGCTGGACCGGACCCGCCCATGTCGACCGGCTGCCGGTGGAGGGCACCTGGCGCGCCCACCAGGTGCCGCTGTCCGCCGTCCGCGACAACCCCGCCCATCTGCGCCAGTTGGAGGCCTGGCTGCGCTCCTACCGGCCCGAGGAACTCTTCGACGCCCACGGCGCCCCCCGCCTCGACGTCCTCGCCTGGATCCCCGAGGGCACCCGCCGGCTCGGCGCCACCCCGCACGCCAACGGCGGACTCCTCCTGCGCGAACTCCCCCTGCCCGCGCTCGACTCCTACGCCGTCCCGGTCGACAAGCCCGGGACGACCCTGCACGAACCCACCCGCGTCCTCGGCCAGTTGCTGGAGGACGTCATGCGATCCACCGCCAGGCGCCGTGACTTCCGGCTGGTCGGGCCCGACGAGACCGCCTCCAACCGGCTTCAGGCCGTCTACGGCGCGAGCGGCAAGGCCTGGCAGGCGCAGACCCTCCAGGTCGACGAACACCTCGACCGGCACGGCCGGGTGATGGAGATCCTCTCCGAACACACCTGCCAGGGCTGGCTGGAGGGATATCTGCTGACCGGCCGTCACGGGCTGTTCTCCTGCTACGAGGCGTTCGTGCACATCGTCGACTCGATGGTCAACCAGCACATCAAATGGCTGCGGGTGACCCGGCGGCTGCCCTGGCGCGCCTCCATCGCCTCCCTCAACTACCTGCTCACCTCCCACGTCTGGCGACAGGACCACAACGGCTTCTCCCACCAGGACCCCGGTTTCGTCGACCACATCCTCAACAAGAGCCCCGAGGCCGTACGGGTCTATCTGCCGCCGGACGCCAACACCCTGCTGTCGGTCGCGGACCACGCCCTGCGCAGCCGCGACTACGTCAACGTCATCGTGGCCGGGAAACAGCCCTGCTTCGACTGGCTGTCCATGGACGCCGCCCGTGCCCACTGCGCACGCGGCGCCGGGATCTGGGACTGGGCCGGCAGCGAGAACGGCAGCCGCGAACCCGATGTCGTCCTCGCCTGCGCGGGGGACGTCCCCACCCAGGAAGTGCTCGCCGCCGCCCAGTTGCTCCGCCGCAACCTGCCCGAACTCGCCGTCCGTGTCGTCAACGTCGTCGACATCGCCCGCCTCATGCCCGGTGACGAACACCCGCACGGGATGAGCGACTTCGAGTACGACGGCCTGTTCACGGCCGACAAGCCGGTGATCTTCGCCTACCACGGCTACCCGTGGCTCATCCACCGCCTGGCCTACAGCCGGGCCGGACACGGCAACCTGCATGTGCGCGGCTACCGGGAGATCGGCACCACCACCACGCCGTTCGACATGGTCGTCCGCAACGACCTCGACCGCTACCGCCTGGTCATGGACGTCATCGACCGGGTGCCCGGACTCGCCGTGCGGGCGGCGGCCGTACGCCAGCGGATGGCGGACGCGCGGCTGCGCCACCATGACTGGATCCGGGCCCACGGCACCGACCTTCCCGAGGTCGCGGACTGGTCCTGGGACGGCTGA
- a CDS encoding RpiB/LacA/LacB family sugar-phosphate isomerase produces MRISVSSDMDEAVARALVSELRGRGHDVVTHGALRPGDDPQWAVCSEAAARDVADGISEQAVVCCWTGTGASIAANKVPGVRAALCADAYTADGARRWNDANVLALSLRVTSEPLLKEILDAWFGAEAGRDAEDRRNVEHLTTLDTARTAARPRPRP; encoded by the coding sequence ATGCGGATCTCCGTCTCCTCGGACATGGACGAAGCCGTGGCCCGCGCCCTCGTCTCGGAGCTGCGCGGCCGCGGGCACGATGTCGTGACCCACGGGGCGCTGCGGCCCGGCGACGACCCGCAGTGGGCCGTGTGCTCGGAGGCGGCGGCGCGGGACGTGGCCGACGGGATCTCGGAGCAGGCCGTGGTGTGCTGCTGGACCGGCACGGGCGCGTCGATCGCCGCCAACAAGGTCCCCGGCGTCCGGGCCGCCCTGTGCGCCGACGCCTACACGGCCGACGGCGCCCGCCGCTGGAACGACGCGAACGTCCTCGCCCTGAGCCTGCGGGTGACCTCCGAGCCGTTGCTCAAGGAGATCCTCGACGCCTGGTTCGGCGCCGAGGCCGGCCGCGACGCCGAGGACCGCCGCAACGTGGAGCACCTCACCACCCTCGACACGGCCCGCACCGCTGCCCGGCCGCGTCCCCGCCCTTAA
- a CDS encoding alpha/beta fold hydrolase: MPTFCAPDGTRLAYRETGTGTPLVCVPGGPADSAYLGDLGGLSARHRLIVLDLRGTGRSAVPEDPSSCRCDRLVDDVEALRAHLGLPRIDLLGHSAGANVVTQYAARHPERVARLALVAPGTRAVGIEITAEMRREPARLRKDAPWFPAAYAALEAITEGGDGDWEAITPFFYGRWDEAARQHHARSRPADREAVARFGAEGAFTPEATRAALAALPAPVLLLAGEYDLNSPPSAVARCAELFPDACLVVQPGAGHYPWLDDSTRFVGTVSTFLGPDPAAGLTGTARTDRPRTSGTRPSPPR; this comes from the coding sequence ATGCCCACCTTCTGCGCCCCCGACGGCACCCGGCTCGCCTACCGCGAGACCGGGACCGGAACCCCTCTCGTCTGCGTCCCCGGCGGCCCCGCCGACTCCGCCTACCTCGGGGATCTCGGCGGTCTGTCCGCTCGTCACCGGCTGATCGTCCTCGATCTGCGCGGCACCGGGCGGTCCGCCGTCCCCGAGGACCCCTCCTCCTGTCGATGCGACCGTCTCGTCGACGACGTCGAGGCGCTGCGCGCGCATCTGGGCCTTCCCCGGATCGACCTCCTCGGCCACTCCGCCGGCGCGAACGTCGTGACCCAGTACGCCGCCCGCCACCCCGAACGGGTCGCGAGACTCGCGCTCGTCGCCCCCGGGACCCGCGCCGTCGGCATCGAGATCACCGCAGAGATGCGGCGTGAGCCGGCGCGGCTCAGGAAGGACGCGCCGTGGTTCCCCGCGGCGTACGCCGCCCTGGAGGCGATCACCGAGGGCGGGGACGGTGACTGGGAGGCGATCACCCCCTTTTTCTACGGGCGGTGGGACGAGGCAGCGCGGCAGCACCATGCGCGGTCCCGCCCGGCCGACAGGGAGGCGGTCGCCCGTTTCGGGGCCGAGGGTGCCTTCACCCCCGAGGCCACCCGTGCCGCGCTCGCCGCCCTCCCGGCTCCCGTCCTGCTGCTCGCCGGGGAGTACGACCTCAACAGCCCGCCCTCCGCGGTCGCGCGGTGCGCGGAGCTGTTCCCGGACGCCTGCCTCGTCGTCCAGCCGGGAGCGGGGCACTACCCCTGGCTGGACGACTCCACGCGGTTCGTCGGAACCGTCTCGACGTTCCTCGGCCCGGACCCGGCGGCGGGGCTCACCGGCACAGCGCGAACAGATCGTCCTCGAACGTCGGGAACTCGGCCTTCGCCTCCTCGATGA